In Paenibacillus kyungheensis, the following are encoded in one genomic region:
- the acpS gene encoding holo-ACP synthase, giving the protein MIYGIGHDVLEIKRVTTIMSGSHGQRFIDRILTPAEREIAQTKGAKLYEFVAGRFALKEAISKAFGCGIGAILSFIDIEIVPDASGKPTVTLSAQAWERLGLQYQAEYYQMHVSISHQTELASAFAVIEKIEFIH; this is encoded by the coding sequence TTGATTTATGGTATAGGACACGATGTTCTTGAAATCAAACGGGTGACTACGATTATGAGTGGCTCACACGGGCAAAGATTTATCGATCGTATTCTCACACCGGCTGAACGTGAGATTGCTCAGACCAAAGGAGCCAAATTATATGAATTTGTAGCTGGTCGGTTTGCTCTTAAAGAAGCTATTTCTAAAGCATTCGGCTGTGGAATTGGCGCAATATTGAGTTTTATTGATATCGAGATTGTACCGGATGCTTCAGGCAAGCCTACTGTAACCTTATCAGCTCAAGCATGGGAGCGATTAGGATTGCAATATCAAGCTGAATATTACCAGATGCATGTAAGTATTTCTCATCAGACAGAACTTGCTTCTGCATTTGCGGTGATTGAAAAAATAGAATTTATACATTAA
- the mutY gene encoding A/G-specific adenine glycosylase, with product MSNLALQQEAKIYFSRELLVWYDEHRRDLPWRRSRNPYHIWISEIMLQQTRVDTVIPYFTRFVEKFPTVEALATAPEEEVLKSWEGLGYYSRARNLQAAAQQVVERHEGIVPNTPEEISALKGIGPYTAGAVLSIAYGVPVPAVDGNVMRVLSRYFCLEDDIAKGPTRVKMEVLAKELIPRGRASDFNQALMELGAMVCTPKSPGCLTCPVMKHCEGRMNGMELILPIKTKSKPPRPEHRLLALIEGTGERAGQVLIRQRPATGLLARMWELPHILADDSKKAGAGADLPDAEAMKRLTNGIHNEGVDIQPLEPWITEEHTFSHIHWTMRVFRCHEAGVQATGQYSQDTENDTSSMTQPLEASQGALKDIDPLEYEQATLELKLSGSTPGSLQKIKEQLQLDDTLIVEHQDAVAEHPEVYQAVPSTLVGEAFAYDYRWISAEDMKNYAFPNLFLKILQQHFAK from the coding sequence ATGTCTAATCTAGCATTACAGCAAGAAGCCAAAATTTATTTTAGTCGTGAATTGTTAGTATGGTATGACGAGCATAGGCGTGATTTACCATGGAGACGAAGCCGTAACCCTTACCATATCTGGATATCTGAAATTATGTTACAACAGACGCGTGTCGATACAGTTATTCCTTATTTTACTCGCTTTGTTGAAAAATTCCCGACAGTAGAAGCATTAGCAACTGCACCGGAAGAAGAAGTGCTCAAAAGCTGGGAAGGACTCGGTTATTACTCGCGTGCACGCAATCTACAAGCAGCAGCGCAACAAGTAGTAGAGCGTCATGAAGGCATTGTACCGAATACACCGGAAGAAATATCTGCACTCAAAGGAATAGGGCCTTACACAGCAGGTGCAGTACTTAGTATTGCTTACGGTGTACCTGTTCCAGCAGTCGATGGAAATGTAATGCGTGTATTATCGAGATATTTCTGCTTGGAAGATGATATTGCCAAAGGACCAACCAGAGTCAAAATGGAAGTGTTAGCCAAAGAGTTAATTCCACGTGGACGTGCTTCTGATTTCAATCAGGCATTAATGGAATTAGGTGCTATGGTATGTACGCCCAAATCACCTGGCTGTCTAACCTGTCCGGTTATGAAGCATTGCGAAGGTCGAATGAATGGGATGGAACTTATTTTGCCGATCAAAACCAAATCCAAGCCACCACGTCCTGAACATCGTTTGCTTGCTCTGATCGAAGGTACAGGCGAACGTGCAGGTCAGGTATTGATTCGCCAGCGCCCGGCTACCGGATTACTTGCACGGATGTGGGAATTGCCTCATATTCTTGCTGACGATTCCAAAAAAGCAGGTGCAGGTGCAGATCTGCCAGATGCAGAAGCGATGAAGCGTTTGACTAATGGTATTCATAATGAAGGCGTAGATATTCAGCCGTTAGAACCATGGATTACCGAAGAACATACATTTAGCCATATCCATTGGACGATGCGTGTATTCCGCTGTCATGAAGCTGGAGTGCAGGCTACAGGGCAATATTCACAAGATACAGAGAATGATACAAGTTCTATGACACAGCCGTTAGAAGCGTCTCAAGGAGCTTTGAAAGATATCGATCCATTGGAATACGAACAAGCGACATTAGAACTCAAATTATCAGGTTCTACACCGGGTAGCTTACAGAAGATCAAAGAACAACTTCAACTGGATGATACATTGATTGTAGAGCATCAAGATGCGGTTGCTGAGCATCCTGAAGTGTATCAAGCGGTTCCAAGTACTTTAGTCGGTGAAGCTTTTGCTTATGACTATCGCTGGATTAGCGCAGAAGATATGAAAAATTACGCTTTTCCTAATCTATTCCTCAAAATTCTGCAACAGCATTTTGCCAAGTAA
- a CDS encoding SMI1/KNR4 family protein produces the protein MISLEESEQSLTEQEWQTFAQKIEYPLPESFKDFYLQHNGGYLETLFIDGEEYAPLIHGFMPITHGSLTIEQSMIDMQYAWDILQEVCIPFASDPGGNSFLLRIEPQHYGEVVVWLEEDKSIIAFRDSFTELLEDLPYY, from the coding sequence ATGATATCGTTAGAGGAAAGTGAACAATCGTTAACCGAACAAGAATGGCAGACTTTTGCTCAAAAGATAGAATATCCGTTACCCGAGTCATTCAAAGACTTTTATCTACAACATAATGGTGGTTATTTAGAAACGTTATTTATAGATGGAGAAGAATATGCTCCGTTGATTCATGGATTTATGCCGATTACACATGGTTCACTAACGATTGAGCAATCGATGATCGATATGCAGTATGCGTGGGATATTTTGCAAGAAGTCTGTATTCCATTTGCTTCGGATCCTGGAGGGAATAGCTTTCTATTACGCATTGAACCTCAACATTACGGAGAAGTTGTGGTCTGGTTAGAAGAAGATAAGTCGATTATTGCTTTTCGAGATTCTTTTACCGAGTTGCTAGAAGATCTGCCTTATTATTAA
- a CDS encoding DMT family transporter, whose protein sequence is MNPKELGALLLLGALWGASFLFIRVAAPVLGPIWLIDLRVLIAGIVLLIYALIVRKLPHFKSQWKSYLMLGLLNALIPFVLIAYSAIHLNASLTAILNATTPLFTAIVARFWLGELLSVRKVIGILVGLTGVCILMGWSSVPFTVEVWLSIGASLMAALFYGIGGVYTKRTFTGTPPLALSIGQQLSAGLILIPFSVVSVPTAPISLTVILAVLGLAVLSTSIGYLLYFYLVERVGPTKTVSVTFLVPLFGILWGVLLLNEQITVGTIIGLLVILAGIILMNGIQKQKKII, encoded by the coding sequence ATGAATCCCAAAGAGTTAGGTGCTTTACTGTTATTGGGTGCACTATGGGGAGCATCCTTTTTATTTATTCGTGTAGCGGCTCCTGTATTAGGACCGATCTGGCTTATTGATCTACGGGTATTGATTGCAGGGATCGTATTGCTGATCTATGCACTAATAGTACGCAAACTTCCTCATTTCAAAAGCCAATGGAAATCATATCTGATGTTAGGCTTACTGAATGCATTGATTCCATTTGTCTTGATCGCGTATTCAGCGATTCATCTCAATGCGTCATTAACAGCGATCTTGAATGCCACTACACCTCTATTTACAGCAATTGTTGCTCGCTTTTGGCTCGGTGAATTGTTATCAGTTCGCAAAGTAATCGGTATTCTAGTCGGGCTTACAGGTGTATGTATTCTGATGGGTTGGAGTTCAGTTCCATTCACTGTAGAAGTCTGGTTATCTATTGGAGCTTCGTTAATGGCGGCTTTATTTTATGGTATTGGTGGAGTCTATACCAAGCGTACTTTTACCGGTACACCTCCGCTTGCTTTATCAATTGGACAGCAATTGAGTGCAGGGCTTATTTTGATTCCGTTTAGCGTAGTTAGTGTACCGACAGCGCCTATTTCTTTGACCGTGATACTAGCGGTATTGGGATTGGCGGTATTATCAACTTCGATAGGATATTTATTATACTTTTATCTAGTAGAACGTGTAGGCCCGACCAAAACGGTGAGTGTGACGTTCTTAGTGCCATTATTCGGTATTTTATGGGGCGTATTGTTATTAAATGAACAGATAACAGTAGGAACGATTATAGGATTGCTGGTGATTTTGGCAGGTATTATTTTAATGAACGGTATTCAAAAGCAGAAGAAAATCATATAA
- a CDS encoding superoxide dismutase: MAFELPALPYPNNALEPHIDEQTMMIHHDRHHNTYVTSLNTALESAPELQGKSLEELISNLDSVPEGIRTAVRNHGGGHYNHSLFWEIIGPDAGGAPTGDIAAAIDSELGGFEKFKEDFAKAATTRFGSGWAWLVVKDGKLAVTSTPNQDSPVMEGATPLLGIDVWEHAYYLKYQNKRPDYIAAFWNVINWDAVNKRYAAAK, encoded by the coding sequence ATGGCATTCGAATTACCAGCATTACCGTACCCTAACAACGCTCTGGAACCACACATCGACGAACAAACGATGATGATTCACCATGACCGTCATCACAACACATATGTAACTAGTCTGAATACCGCTTTGGAAAGTGCTCCTGAATTGCAAGGCAAAAGCTTGGAAGAATTGATCAGCAACCTGGACAGCGTACCTGAAGGTATTCGTACAGCAGTTCGTAACCACGGTGGCGGACACTACAACCACAGTCTTTTCTGGGAAATTATCGGACCTGACGCTGGCGGCGCACCTACTGGTGATATCGCAGCAGCAATCGATAGCGAACTAGGTGGCTTTGAGAAATTCAAAGAAGACTTCGCTAAAGCAGCAACTACTCGTTTTGGTAGCGGTTGGGCTTGGCTAGTTGTTAAAGATGGCAAATTGGCAGTAACAAGTACTCCTAACCAAGATAGCCCGGTTATGGAAGGTGCTACTCCATTGCTTGGTATTGATGTATGGGAACATGCATACTACCTTAAATATCAAAACAAACGCCCTGACTACATTGCAGCTTTCTGGAATGTAATCAACTGGGATGCAGTTAACAAACGTTACGCTGCTGCAAAATAA
- a CDS encoding GNAT family N-acetyltransferase — translation MNVRSFKLSDLSLVTELLKVALSEECYENTMGPFATQLSWDSELIVVAEQGEEIVGLLIGTIDRNFGCYYRIAVHPDVRRRGVGTALVKAMEQRFEQRNVSGIMVAGDEHNNAVLPLYEAMGYGENKVLKTFDKLSIVAVHA, via the coding sequence ATGAATGTTCGTTCCTTTAAATTAAGTGATTTGAGTCTCGTTACAGAACTTTTGAAGGTAGCTTTATCTGAAGAATGTTACGAGAACACGATGGGACCATTCGCCACACAATTATCATGGGATTCCGAGCTAATCGTAGTAGCGGAACAAGGCGAAGAAATTGTAGGTCTGTTAATCGGTACAATCGATCGGAATTTTGGTTGTTATTACCGCATCGCTGTACATCCTGATGTTAGACGCAGAGGTGTAGGTACAGCACTTGTCAAAGCTATGGAACAACGTTTTGAGCAACGCAATGTCAGTGGAATTATGGTCGCTGGCGATGAGCACAACAATGCTGTATTACCACTTTACGAAGCAATGGGATATGGAGAAAATAAAGTCCTGAAGACTTTTGACAAACTCAGTATCGTTGCTGTTCATGCGTAA
- the lepB gene encoding signal peptidase I, which produces MYWREWLKTMVWALIILGVLNMWVFNISTVKGQSMQPTLVQQERLFINKFIYKFHPPARGDVIILHDPVLSEQPTSKLLVKRVIAIGGDRIEIRNHEVYINQIKQQEPYIDTVIGDVDLAPIIVPEGQYYVMGDNRHQGMSKDSRIFGTISLKQIVGRADFIIWPLSKTALL; this is translated from the coding sequence ATGTATTGGCGGGAATGGCTCAAGACGATGGTCTGGGCATTAATCATACTCGGAGTGTTAAATATGTGGGTATTCAATATTTCAACAGTCAAAGGACAATCGATGCAACCTACACTTGTTCAGCAAGAACGGTTGTTTATCAATAAATTTATTTATAAATTTCATCCACCTGCGCGTGGAGATGTGATTATTTTGCATGATCCGGTACTCAGTGAACAGCCTACATCGAAATTATTAGTGAAACGAGTAATAGCGATCGGTGGAGATCGTATTGAGATACGTAATCATGAAGTCTATATCAATCAGATCAAGCAACAGGAGCCTTATATTGATACAGTCATAGGCGATGTAGATCTGGCACCTATTATTGTGCCTGAAGGGCAATATTATGTCATGGGTGATAATCGTCATCAAGGAATGAGCAAAGACAGTCGTATTTTTGGTACGATATCATTGAAGCAAATTGTCGGGCGTGCAGATTTTATTATATGGCCGTTATCCAAAACGGCATTGTTATAG
- a CDS encoding HD-GYP domain-containing protein — MRYVNIDKVETGQYLGKAIYSGNGAILLSAGVQLTVYMINTLNRIGVTMLYIQDENFADIEMEEVLSEATKQMMIREMSDTFDAVRSGKEWSPNKVRFSIEQLLEDITGMREVQIQLTDIKTRDNVQYVHAMNVCLLSAMIGMNMGLNQHQLKDLATGALLHDVGKFSNLAEDDLNIDSKNHHTWRGFEWIKTKREFNLMIAHIALQHHERIDGTGKPRGLNEEEIHMYARIVATANIYDNLITSKENGGQGLLPHQACEEMMAQSDRMLDHDVLVEFTRIISVYPNGTGVRLSNKETGVIVRQHRGLPGRPVVRIVSGSGGDLDVKEIDLANATTTFIEAVMM; from the coding sequence ATGAGGTACGTAAACATCGATAAAGTAGAGACAGGGCAATATTTAGGGAAAGCGATCTATTCAGGCAATGGAGCGATTCTGTTGTCTGCTGGCGTACAACTGACCGTCTATATGATCAATACGCTCAATCGTATCGGAGTCACTATGTTGTATATTCAAGATGAGAACTTTGCAGATATAGAAATGGAAGAAGTACTCAGTGAAGCAACCAAACAGATGATGATTCGTGAAATGAGTGATACGTTCGATGCTGTTCGTTCTGGCAAAGAATGGAGCCCTAACAAAGTTAGATTTAGTATAGAACAATTGCTTGAAGATATTACCGGGATGCGTGAAGTCCAGATTCAATTAACCGATATCAAAACACGTGATAATGTGCAGTATGTTCATGCGATGAATGTCTGTCTATTATCAGCAATGATCGGGATGAATATGGGATTGAATCAGCATCAATTGAAAGATTTGGCAACAGGAGCGCTATTGCATGATGTAGGCAAATTTTCCAATCTGGCTGAAGATGATCTGAATATCGATTCTAAAAACCACCATACCTGGCGCGGATTCGAATGGATCAAAACCAAACGGGAATTCAATCTGATGATCGCTCATATTGCACTTCAACATCATGAACGAATCGATGGTACAGGCAAGCCACGCGGACTGAATGAAGAAGAGATTCATATGTATGCTCGAATCGTAGCGACAGCAAATATATATGATAATCTGATCACATCCAAAGAAAACGGCGGGCAGGGATTGCTACCACATCAAGCATGTGAAGAAATGATGGCTCAATCTGATCGGATGTTGGATCATGATGTGCTAGTCGAATTTACACGTATTATCTCGGTGTATCCTAATGGGACAGGTGTCCGCTTATCCAATAAAGAAACCGGTGTGATTGTAAGACAGCATCGCGGATTACCGGGTCGTCCGGTTGTACGCATTGTTAGTGGTAGTGGCGGCGATCTGGATGTGAAAGAAATTGATCTAGCCAATGCTACAACAACATTTATTGAAGCTGTAATGATGTAG
- a CDS encoding YneF family protein yields the protein MTWLNWVIPIVTLIVGLIGGFFIGAYYLRKQMEKMQNDPAALQKMAKQMGYNLNGKQMQQAQQMMKNNTQGGKAPKAKMPPMGRGNTGKRRR from the coding sequence ATGACGTGGTTAAACTGGGTCATTCCAATCGTGACTTTAATTGTCGGTCTGATTGGCGGCTTTTTTATTGGTGCATATTATTTGCGCAAACAGATGGAAAAAATGCAAAACGATCCAGCAGCTTTGCAAAAAATGGCGAAGCAAATGGGTTACAACCTGAATGGTAAGCAGATGCAACAAGCACAACAAATGATGAAAAACAATACACAAGGTGGCAAAGCGCCTAAAGCTAAAATGCCTCCTATGGGTCGCGGCAATACAGGTAAACGTAGAAGATAG
- the folE gene encoding GTP cyclohydrolase I FolE, which translates to MAGIKDYTNLEVGENRAQIEDHIRQILKLIGEDTEREGLLDTPARVTRMYEEIFAGYSVDPREALGVTFNENHEEMVIVKDIVYYSQCEHHMAPFFGKVHIGYVPSGKIAGLSKFARLVEAVSRRLQVQERITSQIADILVEVLDPTGVMVVVEGEHLCMCARGVKKPGSKTITSAVRGGFRTDAPLRAEFLSLIKD; encoded by the coding sequence ATGGCTGGTATCAAAGATTATACCAATCTTGAAGTCGGTGAGAACCGCGCACAGATTGAAGACCATATCCGTCAGATTTTGAAATTGATCGGAGAAGATACAGAACGTGAAGGGTTGCTTGATACACCTGCACGTGTCACTCGTATGTATGAAGAAATTTTTGCCGGTTATAGCGTAGATCCTAGAGAAGCGCTTGGTGTGACTTTTAACGAAAATCATGAAGAAATGGTTATCGTAAAAGACATTGTATACTACAGCCAATGCGAACATCATATGGCTCCTTTTTTCGGCAAAGTTCATATTGGTTATGTGCCAAGTGGCAAGATCGCTGGCTTGAGCAAATTCGCTCGTCTGGTCGAAGCAGTAAGTCGTCGTCTCCAAGTACAAGAACGTATTACTTCGCAAATCGCTGATATATTGGTTGAAGTACTTGACCCTACAGGCGTTATGGTTGTGGTTGAAGGCGAACATCTATGCATGTGTGCACGAGGTGTCAAAAAGCCGGGTAGCAAAACAATCACTTCCGCAGTTCGTGGTGGATTCCGTACAGACGCTCCATTACGTGCCGAATTTTTATCGTTGATTAAAGACTAA
- a CDS encoding lipoate--protein ligase family protein yields the protein MVSAENHHRLAIPTLVDRPIGLEHAVWVERPLVEQGESILAPLAWEELMCRQVGQGHAPVVHIWRHTDGIAIGLRDRRLTYATQAMEQFRQKGTSVCVRPSGGAAVPLHPGIVNLSIILPNPKRDISIHRDFRFMADWISRAVDPWNNQSYVGEIEGAFCPGDYDVSIAGRKFCGIAQRRQAKAYIITAFIIVEGSGDELSAGIRSFYDQAVGEQDKGYPVVQQGTMGSLAELAQVPDVASYTKQLQYILSQGQSIQKIDEQELFTKEEIQQMEAYLIERYDN from the coding sequence ATGGTGTCAGCAGAAAATCATCATCGGCTTGCTATCCCTACATTAGTAGATCGGCCGATAGGTTTAGAACATGCGGTATGGGTAGAGCGACCATTGGTAGAGCAAGGAGAGTCAATATTAGCACCGTTGGCATGGGAAGAATTGATGTGTCGTCAAGTGGGACAAGGCCATGCTCCTGTAGTTCATATCTGGAGACATACCGATGGAATAGCAATCGGTCTACGAGATCGGCGATTGACCTATGCGACCCAAGCGATGGAGCAATTTCGGCAAAAGGGGACCTCGGTCTGTGTACGTCCTTCCGGTGGAGCGGCTGTGCCACTACATCCAGGGATTGTGAATCTATCAATTATTTTGCCTAATCCGAAGCGTGATATTAGTATTCATCGTGATTTTCGCTTTATGGCGGATTGGATCAGCAGAGCAGTTGATCCATGGAATAATCAGTCGTATGTAGGTGAGATTGAAGGTGCTTTTTGCCCGGGAGATTATGATGTCAGTATTGCTGGACGCAAATTTTGCGGAATTGCTCAGCGTAGACAAGCCAAAGCGTATATTATTACTGCCTTTATTATTGTAGAAGGCAGTGGAGACGAATTATCTGCGGGTATTCGAAGCTTTTACGATCAGGCAGTTGGAGAGCAAGATAAAGGATATCCTGTAGTACAGCAAGGTACGATGGGAAGTCTGGCTGAATTAGCACAAGTACCGGATGTGGCATCGTATACAAAGCAATTACAATATATATTAAGTCAAGGTCAGTCGATTCAGAAGATAGATGAGCAAGAGCTATTTACCAAAGAAGAGATTCAGCAGATGGAAGCTTACTTGATAGAGAGATACGATAATTAA
- a CDS encoding beta-ketoacyl-ACP synthase III, whose amino-acid sequence MQLRKVKIVGTGKYLPKRTVTDEELDQKLGVQAGWTHKATGVGVRHYVSEGETASTMGAQAAQDALDAAGLTFADIDCLVCTSGTKEQPLPSTAVFIQQAMGQEDSGVPAFDIDATCLSFVVGLDTMSYLVAAGRYRYVLLVSTEIASAGLNWNEKESAALFGDGAAAVIIGASTSEESAGIIHTSLQTYSKGARYSEIQGGGTRLPAHMQKELADPFLFFMDGQKIFRMASRLLPDFIDQILEQSQTKMEDFKLVIPHQGSAMAMRLIRKKLGIHEQQFLDITPNHGNTIAASIPMGIHEAIVQGRIQRGDRILLMGTAAGLSLGGMVLDY is encoded by the coding sequence ATGCAACTTCGTAAAGTGAAAATAGTAGGTACTGGAAAATATCTACCTAAGCGTACAGTGACCGATGAGGAATTGGATCAGAAGTTAGGTGTACAAGCAGGATGGACTCATAAAGCTACAGGTGTGGGTGTGCGACATTATGTGAGTGAAGGCGAGACAGCTTCAACGATGGGCGCACAGGCAGCGCAAGATGCTCTGGATGCCGCTGGTCTTACTTTTGCAGATATCGATTGTCTGGTCTGTACAAGCGGAACGAAAGAACAACCGTTACCGAGTACAGCGGTATTTATTCAGCAAGCGATGGGACAAGAAGATTCAGGTGTGCCTGCTTTTGATATTGATGCGACATGTCTTAGCTTTGTAGTAGGGTTAGACACCATGTCTTATCTGGTTGCCGCCGGACGGTATCGTTATGTTTTGTTAGTATCTACAGAGATTGCTTCAGCAGGGCTTAATTGGAATGAAAAAGAAAGTGCAGCGTTATTCGGAGATGGTGCAGCAGCAGTCATTATTGGTGCATCTACGTCAGAAGAGTCTGCCGGGATTATACATACATCGCTTCAAACGTATAGCAAAGGTGCACGTTATTCTGAAATTCAAGGCGGAGGAACTCGATTACCTGCTCATATGCAAAAAGAGTTAGCAGATCCTTTTTTATTTTTTATGGATGGACAGAAAATATTCCGCATGGCATCGCGCTTATTGCCTGATTTTATCGATCAAATTTTGGAGCAATCCCAGACCAAAATGGAAGATTTCAAATTGGTGATTCCTCATCAGGGGAGTGCTATGGCGATGCGTCTGATACGCAAAAAGTTAGGCATCCATGAACAGCAATTCCTTGATATTACCCCCAATCATGGTAATACGATAGCTGCTTCGATTCCAATGGGGATTCATGAAGCGATTGTGCAGGGCAGGATTCAGCGAGGAGATCGTATATTACTAATGGGAACAGCCGCGGGTCTATCACTGGGAGGAATGGTTCTTGATTACTGA
- a CDS encoding ATP-grasp domain-containing protein, with the protein MITDTESAQAPQRILITGGRAPVALEWARLLHRNGHQVYVAESSRYHLCRVSEAVLASFQVPPPRQQPQAYLTALKQLIIQYQIDLLIPTCEEIFYIAEGLEGLQPYCRVLTPNIDTLHHLHHKGTFIEQVISSNLAVPITFPVEDPSIDSYDYAVPDQAGNTFVRKPVYSRFASNVIMPRESRRISAPNKQSTIPTLSTTTQIKATNTKVDSPRWIAQQYIKGKAICTYSIVHQGVVIAHATYTSDYRTSRTGASVYFEAIEHDQAYTWVCQFVQHLHVDHQQTSNSAFSGQISFDFIEEDSTGILYPIECNPRATSGIHLFQRQDQLVQAVIDPDSCVQRRQVIMPNIGTARVLTLPMWVAGFKYNRSTQDWRYWWKSLQQATDVVYQKEDRKPFGEQFRLVMQAYLTSRAQRISLTEALTYDIEWNGKENL; encoded by the coding sequence TTGATTACTGATACTGAGTCAGCTCAAGCACCACAACGGATACTGATAACAGGTGGACGTGCTCCTGTAGCGCTTGAATGGGCGCGTCTTTTGCATCGTAACGGTCATCAGGTCTATGTAGCTGAAAGTAGTCGTTATCATCTTTGTCGTGTATCTGAGGCTGTTCTAGCCAGCTTTCAAGTGCCACCACCACGTCAACAACCGCAAGCTTATCTCACTGCATTGAAGCAGTTGATTATACAGTATCAGATCGATCTTCTTATACCTACGTGTGAGGAGATTTTCTATATTGCCGAAGGATTAGAAGGGTTACAGCCTTATTGTCGTGTACTAACACCGAATATAGATACACTTCATCATCTGCATCACAAAGGGACATTTATCGAGCAGGTGATATCTAGTAATCTCGCTGTGCCTATTACTTTTCCAGTAGAAGATCCATCTATAGATTCTTATGATTATGCTGTACCTGATCAAGCAGGCAATACGTTTGTACGTAAGCCGGTTTATTCACGATTTGCATCTAATGTTATTATGCCTCGGGAATCTAGACGCATTTCTGCTCCAAATAAACAATCTACTATACCAACCTTGTCTACCACAACACAAATAAAAGCAACAAACACAAAGGTTGATTCACCTCGCTGGATTGCTCAACAGTATATTAAAGGCAAAGCGATTTGTACGTATAGTATCGTTCATCAAGGAGTCGTTATCGCTCATGCAACCTATACAAGCGACTATAGAACATCACGTACAGGAGCAAGTGTATACTTCGAAGCGATAGAGCATGATCAAGCATATACATGGGTCTGTCAATTTGTGCAACATCTACACGTCGATCATCAGCAGACATCTAATTCAGCATTTAGCGGTCAGATTAGTTTTGATTTTATAGAAGAAGATTCTACAGGTATATTATATCCAATCGAATGTAATCCACGAGCGACCAGCGGTATTCATCTATTTCAGCGACAAGATCAATTGGTACAAGCAGTCATCGATCCCGATTCATGTGTACAACGTAGACAAGTGATTATGCCGAATATTGGAACAGCTAGAGTTCTCACCTTACCGATGTGGGTAGCAGGGTTCAAATACAATCGTAGTACACAAGACTGGCGCTATTGGTGGAAAAGTCTGCAACAAGCGACTGATGTTGTGTATCAAAAAGAGGATCGTAAGCCATTTGGGGAACAATTTCGGCTCGTTATGCAAGCATATCTTACCAGTCGTGCACAGCGAATATCGCTTACAGAAGCTTTAACGTATGATATCGAATGGAACGGAAAGGAGAACCTATGA